The genomic region AACACCGGCGAAATCCAAAAAGTCTCCAACGCTTACGAAAATTTGAACAATCTTTTAACCCGCTATAACGAACTCAAACAAACGGCCTCTAACACCAATTCAAGTACCGCTCAAGCGATTGACAATCTAAAAGAGAGCGCTAGTAGATTGAAAACGACCCCTAATACCGCCAATCAAGCCGTGTCCTCAGCGCTCAGCTCTGCGGTGGGCATGTGGCAAGTGATAGCCTCTAATTTAGCCAATAACTCGCTACCCACTAATAAATACAACGAAATCAATGCGATTTCTCAATTGCTCCAAAATACCCTAGAAAATAAAAACAATGATCTCACGATTGGAAATGACTATGACCAGCTTTTAACTCAAGCTAGCACCATTATTAATACCCTTCAAACTCAATGCCCAGGAATAGACGGAGGCAATGGCAAACCATGGGGCATTAATGCAAGCGGGAACGCATGCAATATTTTGGCAGCACCTTTAGCGCTATTACTAGCATGATTGATAGCGCTAAAAAAGCCGCCGCAGAAGCCCGAAGAGCTGCCCCAGAAGGTCCAAACCAACCAAGCGCGTTTACCAACGCTGATTTCACTAAAAACCTTAATCAAGTCTCAAGCGTTATTGATGACACTATCTCTTACCTCAAAGGGGACAATTTAGCAACCATCTATAACACCCTTCAAAAAACGCCCGATTCTAAAGGGTTTCACAGTTTGGTGAGCCGATCTAGCTATAGTTATTCCCTCAACGAAACCCAATATTCCCAATTCCAAACTACCACCAAAGAGTTTGGCCATAACCCCTTTAGAAGCGTGGGATTAATTAATTCTCAAAGCAATAACGGGGCGATGAATGGCGTGGGCGTGCAATTAGGCTATAAGCAATTCTTTGGGAAAAATAAATTTTTTGGGATCCGTTATTATGCCTTTTTTGATTACAACCATGCCTATATCAAATCCAACTTTTTTAACTCCGCTTCCAATGTTTTCACCTATGGCGCAGGCAGTGATCTTTTATTGAATTTCATCAATGGCGGATCCGATAAAAACCGCAAAGTCTCTTTTGGCATTTTTGGAGGCATCGCTCTAGCAGGCACAACATGGCTTAACAACCAATCTGCGAATTTAAAAATCACCAATAGCGCCTACAGCGCCAAAATCAACAACACCAATTTCCAATTCTTATTCAATACCGGTTTAAGGCTTCAAGGGATTCACCATGGCGTTGAATTAGGCGTGAAAATCCCCACCATCAACACGAATTACTATTCTTTCATGGGCGCTAAATTAGCCTATAGAAGACTTTATAGCTTGTATTTCAATTATGTTTTGGCTTATTAATAATATTGAATCGGTTCTCATTGCTAATGAGGACAAAGCCAATTTTTTGGCTCTCAATGAATAACGGCATCATTTTACTTGACTTTTTACAAAAAACACACTAAAATTTCTCTTTATTTTTTGAGCGAAATTCCAGATTAGCTCAGCGGTAGAGTAGGCGGCTGTTAACCGCTTGGTCGTAGGTTCGAATCCTACATCTGGAGCCATATTTTTAACTCATCTTTTTTATAGCAAAACTTCACGCAATCCCTTTTGATTTGATCCATAACGCATTGACTAAAACCCCCACCACAACCCCCATCGCTAAATTATGCGTGTATAAAACCACCGCCACGACTAAGAGCATGTTCAGCGTGTCATAGGGCTTGATTTTTTTAATGTTAATAATGGATTGGAAATTAAAAGTGGTGAAAGAAATCATCACCATCACCGCCACAACCGCCACAATGGGGATCTTAACCACATATTCATTAAACACTAGCACTAACACCATTAAAGAAAAGCCGGCAAAAAAAGTAGAAAGCCTGGTTTTAGCCCCGGATTTTGCGTTGATGATAGACTGCCCCACCAAAGCGCACCCTGTCATTCCCCCCAAAAGCCCTGAGATGATATTCCCCAAGCCTTGCGCTTTAGTTTCTCTATTTTTATCGCTCACGCCGTCTTTTAAAATCATATCTAAAGTTTTGGCGGTCAATAAACTTTCTATCGTGCCTACTAGCGCTAAAGAAAGAGCGTAAGGCAACAATCCTACCACAATTTTAAAATCCAAATTTTTTGGGATAATGATATAATGAAAGCCTGAAATCCCTTGCTCAAGGCTCCCTAAATTCGGCGCATGCGTATCAAAAATTAAAGCGATCGCACTCACTATAAGGATACAAACTAGATTAGAGGGGATTTTTTTAGTGATTAAGGGGAAGAGGTAAATGATCAATATCCCAATAACAAGCAAGACAAACACCCCTAAATTTTGGTTTTGAAGGAATTTGAATTGCTCCATTAACAGCAAAATGCCTAGCGCGTTCACAAAGCCATACATCACTGATTGCGGGATAAATCTCAAAAGATTCCCTATTTTCAAATAGCCTAAAAGAATTTGCAACACCCCTGCCATAAGAGTCGCCACGCCCGCGTATTCAAGCCCATAGTTTTTAACCACGCCCACCAAAATGAGTGCTACTGAGCCGGCCGCTGCGCTAATCATCGCCTTTCTAGCCCCAAAAAGAGACAAAACAAAAGCCATGTAAAAGGTCGTATAAAACGCCACGCCCACATCTAAACCCACCATGATCGCAAAACCGGCCGTCTCTGGGATCACAGAAAGCCCCACCACAAAACCAGACAACAAATCTTTTTGAATGTTGCTCAGCCATTCTTTTTGTATCTTTTCCAACATGCCTTTCTTTCCTATTAGAATGGCTTGATTGTAACCAAAGATTTAAAAACCAATTTCAAACCGGATAAAATCCCTTTCCTTAAATCAAGCTCTATGATATTTTATTGTAAAAAATACTTAAAATTGTTTTTTTTTTTTTCAAAATATAAATTTTAAGCTAAAAATAAGCA from Helicobacter pylori harbors:
- a CDS encoding SulP family inorganic anion transporter, which codes for MGKKGMLEKIQKEWLSNIQKDLLSGFVVGLSVIPETAGFAIMVGLDVGVAFYTTFYMAFVLSLFGARKAMISAAAGSVALILVGVVKNYGLEYAGVATLMAGVLQILLGYLKIGNLLRFIPQSVMYGFVNALGILLLMEQFKFLQNQNLGVFVLLVIGILIIYLFPLITKKIPSNLVCILIVSAIALIFDTHAPNLGSLEQGISGFHYIIIPKNLDFKIVVGLLPYALSLALVGTIESLLTAKTLDMILKDGVSDKNRETKAQGLGNIISGLLGGMTGCALVGQSIINAKSGAKTRLSTFFAGFSLMVLVLVFNEYVVKIPIVAVVAVMVMISFTTFNFQSIINIKKIKPYDTLNMLLVVAVVLYTHNLAMGVVVGVLVNALWIKSKGIA